The Papilio machaon chromosome 28, ilPapMach1.1, whole genome shotgun sequence genome includes a window with the following:
- the LOC106716402 gene encoding uncharacterized protein LOC106716402: MAKSCCVDGCFAKDVVYFRFPNSRTQCKKWIEAINLTSKPSYNSVICSDHFRPDDYGVVRGKVRLKPKVVPISQNEQQNLNVTTKNNNSNKENTDSLDNQKIRNCKQKEKTEERKNVVEDVNGDEKKDTRGKRETKAMRETKETEDMRKRKDTTDGKDINDTRDTSSDDDEPLSKHCSTRDSLKKLSESIKQVDLNSNTNASTENDIEDMLTSYSIKQNKNVTDRQIDELNREEIVGENVVNLSTQENEPAPVFIEVAINEEQNNRDTGSPRDCLMLLESVQVELDPNELMMSDLEDNGPCGDQPEDPISLLTSSDDDDVIIEEPHIDTVEVSDATDEDDVPLVKLVPKTVRLRPRWRAPNPFYRKDTWGMYQYFCPQCNYRTPSKSEYKVHTIEHSTAVLVCHRCAFTTSSKVQYTRHMRRHKDARRFKCHLCSYKAKYQMSLVYHLKCHESVGDKCMFKCDKCDYVSSVKRYLMKHVLVCSARKIKSRRHKKTKSKEVRHS, translated from the exons ATGGCTAAATCATGCTGTGTAGATGGTTGCTTTGCTAAAGATGTGGTCTATTTCAG ATTTCCGAACAGCCGAACTCAATGCAAAAAATGGATTGAagctataaatttaacaagtaAACCATCTTACAACTCTGTGATATGCAGCGATCATTTCAGACCTGATGATTACGGAGTTGTCCGTGGCAAAGTAAGGTTAAAACCTAAAGTTGTGCCTATATCACAG aATGAACAACAAAATCTAAATGtaactacaaaaaataataattcaaataaagaaaataccGATAGTCTAGATAACCAAAAAATCAGAAATTGCAAgcagaaagaaaaaacagagGAGAGAAAGAATGTCGTGGAAGATGTAAATGGAGATGAAAAGAAAGATACGAGAGGTAAAAGAGAAACAAAAGCAATGAGAGAAACGAAAGAAACCGAAGATATgagaaaaagaaaagataCAACAGATGGGAAAGATATAAACGATACCAGAGATACGTCTTCTGATGATGACGAACCGCTCAGTAAACATTGTTCCACAAGAgattccttaaaaaaattatcagaaAG TATAAAGCAAgttgatttaaattcaaatacaaatgCATCGACGGAAAATGATATAGAAGATATGTTGACTTCTTACTCTATAAAgcagaataaaaatgttacagacagacaaataGATGAATTAAATAGAGAGGAAATAGTCGGAGAAAATGTAGTTAATTTGTCAACACAAGAGAATGAACCTGCACCAGTGTTTATAGAAGTCGCTATAAATGAAG AACAAAATAATCGTGATACAGGCAGCCCCCGAGATTGCCTCATGTTATTGGAGAGTGTACAAGTTGAATTGGATCctaatgagctgatgatgtcAGATTTAGAAGACAACGGACCTTGTGGTGATCA ACCTGAAGATCCGATCAGCTTGTTGACTTCaagtgatgatgatgacgtcATCATAGAGGAGCCACACATTGACACAGTGGAGGTGTCAGATGCCACAGACGAGGATGATGTACCGCTGGTGAAGTTGGTGCCGAAGACGGTGAGACTTCGCCCCCGGTGGCGGGCTCCGAATCCCTTCTATAGGAAAGATACTTGGGGAATGTATCAg TACTTCTGTCCACAATGTAACTACAGGACACCTAGTAAATCTGAATACAAGGTGCACACGATAGAACACTCCACCGCAGTGTTAGTGTGCCACAGGTGTGCCTTCACGACATCCAGCAAGGTGCAGTACACGAGGCACATGAGACGTCATAAAGATGCAAGGCGTTTCAAATGTCATCTATGTTCGTATAAAGCGAAGTACCAAATGAGTCTTGTGTACCATTTGAAGTGTCACGAAAGTGTAGGTGACAAGTGTATGTTCAAGTGTGATAAGTGTGATTACGTGTCAAGTGTTAAACGGTATCTAATGAAGCATGTACTTGTGTGTAGTGCGAGGAAGATTAAATCTAGAAGACATAAGAAGACTAAAAGTAAAGAGGTAAGACATTCTTAG
- the LOC106716400 gene encoding zinc finger protein 62-like, with protein MEEDVTGLISLRRKNNHNNNLRELKIVLDRNFVNSYLKRKNNNISNNKLQNNDSINKEMQETNTKESKMRKKMKFSDNDTYHNNKSDLETSQQSNVYEENFSAYYCDVCGDTFQTTRGLMHHKRFHIKSKGIVFTCALCGDTFENNLELINHKFVHDSEDHCFKCKQCKVAYTNHHDYMQHNAKHVDTDTGLYKCVSKNSNACIAAKGFPNMVEDVII; from the exons ATGGAAGAAGACGTCACAGGTTTAATATCACTACGGAGGAAAAATAAccataacaataatttaagagAACTGAAGATTGTTTTAGACCGTAACTTTGTTAATtcctatttaaaaagaaaaaataacaatataagtaataataaattacaaaacaatgacagtataaataaagaaatgcaAGAAACTAATACTAAAGAATCCAAAATGAGAAAAAAGATGAA ATTCTCGGACAATGACACTTACCACAATAATAAATCAGACTTAGAAACAAGTCAACAGTCAAATGTATATGAAGAAAATTTTTCAGCATACTATTGTGATGTATGCGGGGATACATTCCAAACGACAAGAGGACTAATGCATCACAAACGCTTCCATATCAAATCCAAAGGAATTGTGTTCACATGTGCACTCTGCGGTGATACATTCGAGAACAATTTAGAACTGATCAACCACAAGTTTGTCCATGACTCGGAGGACCATTGCTTTAAGTGTAAGCAATGTAAAGTAGCCTATACTAATCATCATGATTACATGCAACATAATGCAAAACATGTGGATACGGATACGGGCCTTTATAAATGC GTGTCAAAAAATTCCAATGCCTGTATTGCGGCAAAGGGTTTTCCAAACATGGTGGAAGACGTGATCATATGA
- the LOC106716399 gene encoding cyclin-dependent kinase 9 has product MQNVNAQREPAPVLSTSSTILNMREKEKYIEDFDFPFCDESSKYEKVAKIGQGTFGEVFKARARNSSKKFVAMKKVLMDNEKEGFPITALREIKILQLLKHDNVVNLIEICRTKATLHNKYRSTFYLVFDFCEHDLAGLLSNVNVKFSLGEIKKVMQQLLNGLYYIHSNKILHRDMKAANVLITKNGVLKLADFGLARAFSVAKAGQVNKYTNRVVTLWYRPPELLLGDRNYGPPVDMWGAGCIMAEMWTRSPIMQGPTEQQQLILISQLCGSCTPDVWPGVENLDLYNKMELPKGQKRKVKERLKPYVKDPYGCDLLDKLLQLDPAKRYDADTALNHDFFWTDPMPCDLANMLAQHTQSMFEYLAPPRRPAHLRHHHHVAGAQAKPSQPVADSGYQDRVF; this is encoded by the exons ATGCAAAACGTTAACGCTCAGCGGGAGCCAGCTCCCGTTTTGAGCACAAGTTCGACAATTCTAAATATgagagaaaaagaaaaatacattgaagACTTCGACTTTCCCTTCTGCGACGAGTCCTCTAAGTACGAGAAAGTCGCAAAAATAGGTCAAGGCACCTTTGGGGAAGTTTTCAAAGCGCGAGCAAGGAATAGTAGCAAGAAATTCGTTGCGATGAAAAAAGTTCTTATGGACAACGAAAAAGAAGGCTTTCCGATCACAGCTCTACGTGAAATTAAGATCCTACAACTTCTCAAACACGATAATGtcgttaatttaatagaaatatgtCGTACAAAAGCGACATTGCATAATAAATATCGTTCGaccttttatttagttttcgaTTTTTGTGAACACGATTTAGCGGGATTACTATCtaatgttaatgttaaatttagtttagGAGAGATTAAAAAGGTTATGCAGCAATTACTGAATGGTTTATACTATAtacatagtaataaaatattacacagaGATATGAAAGCAGCAAATGTGCTAATCACAAAGAATGGTGTTTTAAAGTTGGCAGACTTCGGTCTAGCTAGAGCTTTTAGCGTGGCGAAGGCGGGGCAAGTCAACAAATACACTAACAGAGTGGTCACACTGTGGTATAGACCTCCGGAATTGTTATTAG gTGATAGAAATTACGGTCCGCCGGTAGACATGTGGGGTGCTGGATGCATCATGGCGGAAATGTGGACAAGATCACCCATCATGCAG GGTCCTACAGAACAACAGCAGTTGATTTTAATATCCCAACTATGTGGCTCCTGCACCCCTGATGTGTGGCCTGGAGTTGAGAACCTGGATCTATACAATAAGATGGAACTTCCCAAGGGTCAGAAGAGGAAGGTCAAG GAACGCCTAAAGCCTTACGTAAAGGACCCATACGGTTGTGATTTACTTGACAAATTGCTCCAGTTGGATCCTGCTAAACg ATATGACGCAGACACTGCGTTGAATCATGATTTCTTCTGGACGGATCCAATGCCGTGTGATTTAGCGAACATGCTCGCCCAACACACGCAGAGTATGTTCGAGTACTTAGCACCACCACGGAGACCAGCTCACTTGCGGCACCATCATCATGTTGCTGGTGCTCAGGCGAAGCCCTCCCAACCCGTTGCGGATTCTGGATACCAAGACCGCGTCTTCTGA